Proteins encoded by one window of Chondromyces crocatus:
- a CDS encoding TetR/AcrR family transcriptional regulator, producing MTLLSPAGKVPAVVSKTKSGGQSGSFVEAARRAQIVQCAIDAIATGGYAQASLAQIAQRAGISKGVISYHFAGKDELIEQVFAEVMGQVVKAVLPEVERAPRATDKLRLYIEGSIEFMRTHPAHTISLLEIWNGYRKADGKPGFDATSYEPGISFLESIFRQGQAEGEFRRFATRPAAVTLRSAIDGVLVQYATYGDKVDLKENCRELVTLFEFGLGARDVEGTAKGRKAAEKTVSPRKATASQASERKAPARPAAPARSGASKRSR from the coding sequence TTGACGCTCCTTTCGCCTGCGGGCAAGGTGCCGGCCGTGGTGTCGAAGACCAAGTCGGGCGGCCAGAGCGGGTCGTTCGTCGAGGCAGCCCGCCGAGCGCAGATCGTCCAGTGTGCGATCGACGCCATCGCGACCGGCGGCTACGCCCAGGCCTCGCTCGCGCAGATCGCGCAGCGGGCCGGGATCAGCAAAGGCGTCATCTCCTACCACTTCGCCGGAAAAGACGAGCTGATCGAGCAGGTCTTCGCCGAGGTGATGGGGCAGGTCGTGAAGGCAGTGCTGCCCGAGGTGGAGCGCGCGCCCCGTGCGACGGACAAGCTGCGCCTCTACATCGAGGGCAGCATCGAGTTCATGCGCACCCACCCGGCGCACACCATCTCGCTCCTGGAGATCTGGAACGGCTACCGGAAGGCGGACGGCAAGCCCGGGTTCGACGCGACCTCGTATGAACCCGGCATCTCCTTTCTGGAGAGCATCTTTCGCCAGGGCCAGGCCGAGGGGGAGTTCCGCCGGTTCGCCACCCGCCCCGCAGCAGTGACGCTCCGCTCGGCCATCGACGGCGTGCTGGTGCAGTACGCGACGTACGGAGACAAGGTCGACCTGAAGGAGAACTGCCGCGAGCTGGTCACCCTCTTCGAGTTCGGTCTCGGTGCGCGGGACGTCGAGGGCACGGCCAAGGGGCGCAAGGCAGCCGAGAAGACCGTGAGCCCACGCAAGGCCACGGCGAGCCAGGCCTCGGAGCGCAAGGCACCCGCGCGTCCAGCGGCTCCGGCTCGGTCCGGCGCCTCGAAGCGCTCCCGCTGA
- a CDS encoding MFS transporter, with the protein MTDNKDAGPQTITPTLTLLFAVACGAIVANIYYAQPLVGLIGPDIGLSPEAASLVVTLTQLGYGAGLLLLVPLGDVLPNRPLIRWMLAAVVLSSLASALAPSAAVFLVAALLTGVSTVVVQMLVPLAAHMSPDAIRGRVVGNVMGGLLFGILLARPISGLIADAFGWRAVFWASAGMMTLFALVLPNLLPDRRPSGGTSYGTLLSSLWPLLRDTPVLQRRAAYQAACFAAFSLFWTAIPLELAGPPFSLSQRGIALFALAGAAGALAAPLAGRFADRGWTRPASGLALAFAALSFLATRYTASVSLAGLVIAVIVLDFAVQTNQVLGQRAIYALDAASRNRLTALYVALLFLGGAVGSGLAGVLMTRGGWNAVAWAGTGFPLLALLLYATEQRRAEG; encoded by the coding sequence ATGACAGACAACAAGGACGCGGGCCCGCAGACCATCACCCCAACCTTGACGCTCCTCTTCGCGGTGGCCTGCGGGGCCATCGTGGCCAACATCTATTACGCCCAGCCGCTGGTGGGCTTGATCGGGCCCGACATCGGGCTGAGCCCCGAGGCGGCCAGCCTGGTGGTGACGTTGACCCAGCTCGGCTATGGGGCGGGTCTCTTGCTGCTGGTGCCGCTGGGAGACGTGCTGCCGAACCGGCCGCTCATCCGGTGGATGCTGGCCGCGGTGGTGCTGTCGTCGCTGGCCTCGGCGCTCGCGCCTTCGGCGGCCGTGTTCCTGGTGGCGGCGCTGCTCACGGGCGTGAGCACGGTGGTGGTGCAGATGCTGGTGCCGCTGGCCGCGCACATGTCACCCGACGCGATCCGCGGGCGGGTGGTCGGCAACGTGATGGGCGGGCTCCTGTTCGGGATCCTGCTGGCCCGCCCGATCTCGGGGCTCATCGCCGACGCCTTCGGGTGGCGGGCGGTGTTCTGGGCTTCGGCGGGGATGATGACGCTGTTCGCCCTCGTGCTGCCCAACCTGTTGCCAGACCGCCGTCCGAGCGGGGGGACATCCTACGGGACACTGCTGTCATCGCTGTGGCCACTGCTCCGCGATACGCCGGTGCTGCAGCGGCGGGCGGCGTACCAGGCGGCCTGCTTCGCGGCCTTCAGCCTGTTCTGGACCGCGATCCCGCTCGAGCTCGCAGGCCCTCCGTTCTCCTTGAGTCAGCGCGGGATCGCGCTCTTCGCACTCGCGGGGGCGGCGGGCGCACTGGCCGCGCCGCTGGCCGGAAGGTTCGCCGACCGCGGGTGGACGCGACCCGCTTCCGGGCTCGCGCTCGCGTTTGCGGCACTGTCGTTCCTCGCGACGCGGTACACGGCATCCGTGTCGCTGGCAGGGCTGGTGATCGCGGTCATCGTGCTCGACTTCGCGGTGCAGACGAACCAGGTGCTCGGCCAGCGCGCGATCTACGCGCTCGACGCAGCGTCACGCAATCGCCTCACCGCGCTCTACGTGGCGCTTCTGTTTCTGGGAGGCGCCGTGGGCTCCGGGCTCGCTGGCGTGCTCATGACGCGGGGCGGCTGGAACGCCGTGGCCTGGGCCGGGACGGGCTTTCCGCTGCTGGCATTGCTGCTCTACGCGACGGAGCAGCGCCGCGCCGAGGGCTGA
- a CDS encoding S8 family serine peptidase yields MARTLARLVGLVAPSLFSASTALVALAALAASTALAAPTAPVPPALPTAVAVSALPRVTSTVPTAPTAAASSAFLDGARLVAAERLGAPSVDAQGRRLTRVRLRYDASFAHADAFAHDAGVAPFASTGDLRAPRTVDALVDHTAIVQISPGAEAAVEAAGVRLVRPLMPALGLWLAESADADHDADGLALAVRLQAEVARGVEQAVPNLYLRVRPAAEPFTPNDPMLPDQWYLNKLRMPETWGLHRGDPDTRVVIVDTGCDLGHPDLVAKLDTSLDVVSPTGDGSYAASDSGAGHGTACAGIVAAATDNDEGIAGVCPDCRLSCVRLLADFELPVSAAVEAFDFALRTDAAVVSNSWGYDKGLPVPQVVADAVDKVFRDGRGGKGALVIFAAGNDSREIEPQEIQALPSVFAIGAVNHWGDKTTFTNFGAAVSLVAPAGTVTTDIRGGGGYSSGNYTDLFGGTSSACPVVAGVAALLASAAPELTAEHFYDLMIRTASPADLAVPDENGHDPVYGYGVINPLTALTTALAERPPPEPEPPSPPDDKPKADAADEGGCAFAPAPARSIGGLGFSVAALAVAAYAGRRRRR; encoded by the coding sequence ATGGCACGCACCCTGGCTCGCCTCGTGGGGCTCGTCGCCCCTTCGTTGTTCTCCGCGTCCACCGCGCTCGTCGCGCTCGCCGCGCTCGCCGCGTCCACCGCCCTGGCCGCACCCACCGCGCCCGTCCCCCCCGCGCTGCCGACGGCAGTCGCGGTGTCCGCGCTCCCTCGGGTGACCTCCACGGTGCCCACGGCGCCCACGGCCGCCGCGTCCTCCGCGTTCCTCGACGGCGCGCGCCTCGTCGCTGCCGAGCGCCTCGGCGCACCTTCCGTCGACGCCCAGGGCCGCCGCCTCACCCGCGTGCGCCTCCGTTACGACGCCAGCTTCGCCCACGCCGATGCCTTCGCCCACGACGCCGGCGTTGCCCCCTTCGCCTCGACGGGCGACCTCCGCGCACCGCGCACCGTCGACGCGCTCGTCGACCACACCGCCATCGTCCAGATCTCCCCTGGCGCCGAGGCCGCCGTCGAAGCCGCCGGCGTGCGCCTCGTGCGTCCCCTCATGCCCGCCCTCGGCCTGTGGCTCGCCGAGAGCGCCGACGCGGACCACGACGCCGACGGCCTTGCGCTCGCCGTGCGCCTCCAGGCCGAGGTCGCGCGCGGCGTCGAGCAAGCCGTCCCGAACCTCTACCTCCGCGTCCGCCCCGCCGCCGAGCCCTTCACCCCCAACGACCCCATGCTTCCGGACCAGTGGTACCTCAACAAGCTCCGCATGCCGGAGACCTGGGGACTGCACCGCGGCGATCCCGACACCCGCGTGGTCATCGTCGACACGGGCTGCGACCTCGGCCACCCCGACCTCGTGGCCAAGCTCGACACCAGCCTCGACGTGGTCAGTCCCACGGGCGACGGCAGCTACGCCGCGAGCGACTCTGGCGCAGGGCATGGCACCGCGTGCGCCGGCATCGTCGCTGCCGCGACCGACAACGACGAGGGCATCGCGGGCGTCTGCCCCGACTGCCGCTTGAGCTGCGTGCGCCTCCTCGCCGACTTCGAGCTGCCCGTCTCCGCCGCCGTCGAGGCCTTCGACTTTGCGCTTCGCACCGACGCAGCCGTCGTCTCCAACAGCTGGGGGTACGACAAGGGCCTGCCCGTCCCGCAGGTCGTCGCCGACGCCGTGGACAAGGTCTTCCGCGACGGCCGCGGCGGCAAGGGCGCGCTCGTGATCTTCGCCGCTGGCAACGACAGCCGCGAGATCGAGCCGCAAGAGATCCAGGCCCTCCCCTCGGTGTTCGCCATCGGCGCCGTCAACCACTGGGGCGACAAGACCACCTTCACGAACTTCGGCGCCGCTGTCTCCCTCGTCGCCCCCGCCGGCACCGTGACCACCGACATCCGCGGCGGCGGCGGCTACAGCAGCGGCAATTACACCGACCTCTTCGGCGGCACCTCGTCGGCGTGCCCGGTGGTCGCGGGCGTCGCCGCCCTCCTCGCCAGCGCCGCGCCCGAGCTCACCGCCGAACACTTCTACGACCTGATGATCCGCACCGCGAGCCCCGCCGATCTCGCCGTGCCCGACGAGAACGGCCACGACCCCGTCTACGGCTACGGCGTGATCAACCCCCTCACCGCGCTCACGACCGCGCTCGCCGAGCGTCCCCCCCCCGAGCCCGAGCCGCCGTCACCGCCCGACGACAAGCCCAAGGCCGACGCCGCCGACGAGGGCGGCTGCGCCTTCGCTCCCGCCCCCGCACGCAGCATCGGCGGACTCGGCTTCTCCGTCGCCGCCCTCGCCGTCGCCGCCTACGCAGGCCGACGACGCCGCCGGTAA